The Camelina sativa cultivar DH55 chromosome 14, Cs, whole genome shotgun sequence genome includes a window with the following:
- the LOC104739620 gene encoding transcription factor bHLH74 isoform X2, protein MGGEGNEGEMGFKHGDDESGISRVGITPMPPLYAKADPFFSSADWDPVVNGGGGGGFSSSHYHPSMAMDNPGMSCFSHYQPGSGSGYAAEMPASLLPFGDCGGGQIGHFLGSDKKGESVARLIRAGESHDDHHQVSDDGGVLGASPVGKRRQPEAESQWNKKAVEEFQEDPQRESDQSQKKHKNDQSKETVNKESSQSEEAPKENYIHMRARRGQATNSHSLAERVRREKISERMRLLQELVPGCNKITGKAVMLDEIINYVQSLQQQVEFLSMKLATVNPEINIDIDRILAKDLLQSRDRNTPTLGLNPFTGFQGTIPNLSTTTNPHYNSLPQTTLESELQNLYQMGFVSNPSTMSSFSPNGRLKPEL, encoded by the exons ATGGGTGGTGAGGGTAATGAAGGAGAGATGGGTTTTAAGCATGGAGATGATGAGAGTGGGATCTCAAGAGTTGGAATTACGCCAATGCCCCCCTTGTATGCAAAGGCAgatcctttcttctcttctgcagATTGGGATCCAGTTGtcaatggtggtggtggtggtggcttcTCTAGCTCTCATTACCACCCTTCAATGGCGATGGATAATCCAGGGATGAGTTGCTTCTCACATTACCAACCCGGTTCGGGTTCTGGCTATGCAGCAGAGATGCCTGCGAGTCTTCTTCCGTTTGGTGATTGTGGAGGTGGTCAAATTGGTCATTTTCTTGGTTCAGACAAGAAAGGGGAAAGTGTTGCAAGATTGATCAGAGCTGGAGAGTctcatgatgatcatcatcaggtttcagatgatggtggTGTTCTTGGTGCTTCCCCAGTTGGGAAAAGAAGGCAACCTGAAGCCGAATCACAATGGAACAAG AAAGCTGTGGAGGAATTTCAAGAAGACCCTCAAAGGGAAAGTGATCAGAGccagaagaaacacaaaaatgatCAGAGTAAAGAGACGGTGAACAAGGAGAGCTCACAAAGCGAAGAAGCACCTAAAGAAAACTACATTCATATGAGGGCAAGAAGAGGTCAAGCCACTAATAGTCACAGTCTTGCAGAGAGG GTTAGACGAGAAAAGATTAGTGAAAGGATGAGACTGCTTCAAGAGCTTGTTCCCGGATGTAACAAG ATCACCGGGAAAGCTGTTATGCTCGATGAAATCATCAACTATGTTCAGTCATTGCAACAGCAAGTTGAG TTTTTGTCTATGAAACTTGCGACGGTGAATCCAGAAATCAACATTGATATAGACAGGATTCTTGCCAAAGAT CTTTTGCAATCAAGAGACAGAAACACTCCTACACTTGGGCTGAATCCTTTTACCGGTTTTCAAGGGACCATACCGAACCTTTCTACCACCACAA ATCCACACTACAACTCATTACCTCAG ACAACACTAGAGAGTGAACTACAAAACCTTTACCAAATGGGGTTCGTCTCAAATCCATCGACTATGTCCAGTTTCTCACCTAATG GTCGATTGAAACCAGAGCTCTAG
- the LOC104739620 gene encoding transcription factor bHLH74 isoform X1, with product MGGEGNEGEMGFKHGDDESGISRVGITPMPPLYAKADPFFSSADWDPVVNGGGGGGFSSSHYHPSMAMDNPGMSCFSHYQPGSGSGYAAEMPASLLPFGDCGGGQIGHFLGSDKKGESVARLIRAGESHDDHHQVSDDGGVLGASPVGKRRQPEAESQWNKKAVEEFQEDPQRESDQSQKKHKNDQSKETVNKESSQSEEAPKENYIHMRARRGQATNSHSLAERVRREKISERMRLLQELVPGCNKITGKAVMLDEIINYVQSLQQQVEFLSMKLATVNPEINIDIDRILAKDLLQSRDRNTPTLGLNPFTGFQGTIPNLSTTTNPHYNSLPQTTLESELQNLYQMGFVSNPSTMSSFSPNGRLKPEL from the exons ATGGGTGGTGAGGGTAATGAAGGAGAGATGGGTTTTAAGCATGGAGATGATGAGAGTGGGATCTCAAGAGTTGGAATTACGCCAATGCCCCCCTTGTATGCAAAGGCAgatcctttcttctcttctgcagATTGGGATCCAGTTGtcaatggtggtggtggtggtggcttcTCTAGCTCTCATTACCACCCTTCAATGGCGATGGATAATCCAGGGATGAGTTGCTTCTCACATTACCAACCCGGTTCGGGTTCTGGCTATGCAGCAGAGATGCCTGCGAGTCTTCTTCCGTTTGGTGATTGTGGAGGTGGTCAAATTGGTCATTTTCTTGGTTCAGACAAGAAAGGGGAAAGTGTTGCAAGATTGATCAGAGCTGGAGAGTctcatgatgatcatcatcaggtttcagatgatggtggTGTTCTTGGTGCTTCCCCAGTTGGGAAAAGAAGGCAACCTGAAGCCGAATCACAATGGAACAAG AAAGCTGTGGAGGAATTTCAAGAAGACCCTCAAAGGGAAAGTGATCAGAGccagaagaaacacaaaaatgatCAGAGTAAAGAGACGGTGAACAAGGAGAGCTCACAAAGCGAAGAAGCACCTAAAGAAAACTACATTCATATGAGGGCAAGAAGAGGTCAAGCCACTAATAGTCACAGTCTTGCAGAGAGG GTTAGACGAGAAAAGATTAGTGAAAGGATGAGACTGCTTCAAGAGCTTGTTCCCGGATGTAACAAG ATCACCGGGAAAGCTGTTATGCTCGATGAAATCATCAACTATGTTCAGTCATTGCAACAGCAAGTTGAG TTTTTGTCTATGAAACTTGCGACGGTGAATCCAGAAATCAACATTGATATAGACAGGATTCTTGCCAAAGAT CTTTTGCAATCAAGAGACAGAAACACTCCTACACTTGGGCTGAATCCTTTTACCGGTTTTCAAGGGACCATACCGAACCTTTCTACCACCACAAATCCACACTACAACTCATTACCTCAG ACAACACTAGAGAGTGAACTACAAAACCTTTACCAAATGGGGTTCGTCTCAAATCCATCTACTATGTCCAGTTTCTCACCTAATG GTCGATTGAAACCAGAGCTCTAG